Proteins co-encoded in one Puntigrus tetrazona isolate hp1 chromosome 20, ASM1883169v1, whole genome shotgun sequence genomic window:
- the LOC122324578 gene encoding zona pellucida sperm-binding protein 4-like yields the protein MAVSLLFAEFLALCALCFAVPQWSNLPQSSQALMLQNANQQVKQLFQQQPPSQQVQQPPSQWVKQPVQQQPPSQWVKQPVQQQPPSQWVKQPIQQQPPSQWVKQPIQQQPPSQWVQQPVQQQPPSQWVKQPVQQQPPSQLVQQPNQQFPLQKPVAQTEPIDKCTVADYDQIPCGQPGISGAECNAINCCFDGQQCFYGRAVTVQCIRDGQFVVVVARDVTVPQLSLDSVRLLGGSDPPCAPVDSTPSFAIYQFPVTACGTSMMEDSGYVVYENRMTSSYEVGVGPLGSITRDSHFELLFQCRYSGTSVEALVVEVNSVPPPPPVAAPGPLRVELRLANGQCVTKGCAEGDEAYTSYYSDADYPVTKVLREPVYVEVHIMERTDPNIVLMLGHCWATSTSSPLSLPQWDLLIDGCPYQDDRYLTTLVPVTGSSGVQFPTHYKRFVVKMFTFVDPASLAPLQETIFIHCSTAVCHPSSGSCEQSCARKRRDTRVEALASQQTVVSSGEVTLVM from the exons ATGGCTGTAAGTTTGTTGTTTGCTGAGTTTTTAGCACTTTGTGCTCTCTGTTTTGCTGTTCCTCAGTGGAGTAATTTGCCCCAGAGTTCTCAAGCTCTGATGCTTCAAAATGCTAACCAGCAGGTTAAGCAGCTTTTTCAAcaacagccacccagccagcAGGTTCAACAGCcgcccagccagtgggttaagcagccggttcaacaacagccacccagccagtgggttaagcagccggTCCAAcaacagccacccagccagtgggttaagcagccgaTTCAAcaacagccacccagccagtgggttaagcagccgaTTCAAcaacagccacccagccagtgggttcagcagccggttcaacagcagccacccagccagtgggttaagcagccagttcaacagcagccacccagccagctGGTTCAACAACCTAACCAGCAGTTTCCACTTCAGAAGCCAGTGGCACAGACAGAGCCCATTGATAAGTGTACTGTAGCTGATTATGATCAGATCCCATGTGGACAACCTGGGATCAGTGGTGCTGAGTGTAACGCTATCAACTGCTGCTTTGATGGGCAGCAATGCTTCTATGGAAGGGCAG TGACTGTCCAGTGTATTCGAGATGGTCAGTTTGTGGTAGTGGTGGCTAGAGATGTTACTGTGCCTCAACTGAGTCTGGATTCGGTTCGTCTACTGGGTGGAAGTGACCCGCCTTGCGCTCCTGTGGATTCCACACCTTCCTTTGCTATATACCAGTTCCCTGTGACCGCATGTGGCACGAGTATGATG GAGGACAGTGGATATGTGGTGTATGAGAACAGAATGACCTCCTCATACGAAGTTGGCGTTGGACCACTTGGATCCATCACGAGGGACAGTCACTTTGA GCTTCTCTTCCAGTGCAGATACTCTGGAACATCTGTGGAAGCTCTGGTTGTGGAGGTCAACTCtgttcctccacctccacctgtAGCTGCTCCTGGACCTCTCAGGGTGGAGCTCAGACTGGCCAATGGCCAGTGTGTCACCAAGGGCTGTGCTGAAG GGGATGAGGCCTACACGTCCTACTACAGTGACGCTGATTATCCCGTCACAAAAGTCCTGCGGGAGCCTGTGTATGTTGAAGTGCACATTATGGAGAGGACTGACCCCAACATTGTCCTGATGCTGGGACATTGCTGGGCGACCTCCACATCCAGTCCACTCAGTCTGCCCCAGTGGGACCTTCTGATTGATGG ATGCCCTTACCAGGATGACCGTTATCTGACCACGCTGGTTCCAGTAACTGGATCATCTGGTGTGCAGTTCCCGACCCACTACAAGCGCTTTGTTGTGAAGATGTTTACGTTTGTAGATCCAGCCTCACTGGCTCCTCTGCAGGAAACG ATCTTCATCCACTGCAGTACAGCGGTGTGCCATCCGTCTTCTGGCTCTTGTGAGCAAAGCTGCGCCAGGAAAC GAAGAGACACCCGTGTCGAGGCTCTCGCTAGTCAGCAGACTGTGGTTTCTAGTGGAGAAGTTACTCTGGTCAtgtga
- the LOC122324579 gene encoding zona pellucida sperm-binding protein 4-like, translated as MAVSLLLAELLALCALCCAFPQWSNLPQSSQTLMLQNANQQVKQPVQQQPPSQWVQQPVQQQPPSQLVQQPNQQFPLQKPVAQTEPIDKCTVADYDQIPCGQPGISGAECNAINCCFDGQQCFYGRAVTVQCIRDGQFVVVVARDVTVPQLSLDSVRLLGGSDPPCAPVDSTPSFAIYQFPVTACGTSMMEDSGYVVYENRMTSSYEVGVGPLGSITRDSHFELLFQCRYSGTSVEALVVEVNSVPPPPPVAAPGPLRVELRLANGQCVTKGCAEGDEAYTSYYSDADYPVTKVLREPVYVEVHIMERTDPNIVLMLGHCWATSTSSPLSLPQWDLLIDGCPYQDDRYLTTLVPVTGSSGVQFPTHYKRFVVKMFTFVDPTSLAPLQETIFIHCSTAVCHPSSGSCEQSCARKRRAIAVTTDSAVVSSGEMRLIP; from the exons ATGGCTGTAAGTTTGTTGTTGGCTGAGCTTTTAGCACTTTGTGCTCTCTGTTGTGCTTTTCCTCAGTGGAGTAATTTGCCCCAGAGTTCTCAAACTCTGATGCTTCAAAATGCTAACCAGCAGGTtaagcagccggttcaacaACAGCCACCGAGCCAGTGGGTTCagcagccggttcaacagcagccacccagccagctGGTTCAACAACCTAACCAGCAGTTTCCCCTTCAGAAGCCAGTGGCACAGACAGAGCCCATTGATAAGTGTACTGTAGCTGATTATGATCAGATCCCATGTGGACAACCTGGGATCAGTGGTGCTGAGTGTAACGCTATCAACTGCTGCTTTGATGGGCAGCAATGCTTCTATGGAAGGGCAG TGACTGTCCAGTGTATTCGAGATGGTCAGTTTGTGGTAGTGGTGGCTAGAGATGTTACTGTGCCTCAACTGAGTCTGGATTCGGTTCGTCTACTGGGTGGAAGTGACCCACCTTGTGCTCCTGTGGATTCCACACCTTCCTTTGCTATATACCAGTTCCCTGTGACCGCATGTGGCACGAGTATGATG GAGGACAGTGGATATGTGGTGTATGAGAACAGAATGACCTCCTCATACGAAGTTGGCGTTGGACCACTTGGATCCATCACGAGGGACAGTCACTTTGA GCTTCTCTTCCAGTGCAGATACTCTGGAACATCTGTGGAAGCTCTGGTTGTGGAGGTCAATTCtgttcctccacctccaccagtAGCTGCTCCTGGACCTCTCAGGGTGGAGCTCAGACTGGCCAATGGCCAGTGTGTCACCAAGGGCTGTGCTGAAG GGGATGAGGCCTACACGTCCTACTACAGTGACGCTGATTATCCCGTCACAAAAGTCCTGCGGGAGCCCGTGTATGTTGAAGTGCACATTATGGAGAGGACAGACCCCAACATTGTCCTGATGCTGGGACATTGCTGGGCCACCTCCACCTCCAGTCCACTCAGTCTGCCCCAGTGGGACCTTCTGATTGATGG ATGCCCTTACCAGGATGACCGTTATCTGACCACGCTGGTTCCAGTAACTGGATCATCTGGTGTGCAGTTCCCGACCCACTACAAGCGCTTTGTTGTGAAGATGTTTACGTTTGTAGATCCAACCTCACTGGCTCCTCTGCAGGAAACG ATCTTCATCCACTGCAGTACAGCGGTGTGCCATCCGTCTTCTGGCTCTTGTGAGCAAAGCTGCGCCAGGAAAC GAAGAGCTATTGCTGTGACAACTGACAGTGCTGTGGTTTCTAGTGGAGAAATGAGACTGATTCCATGA
- the LOC122324575 gene encoding zona pellucida sperm-binding protein 4-like: MAVSLLLAELLALCALCFAVPQWSNLPQSSQALMLQNANQQVKQPVQQQPASQKVQQPVQQQPPSQWLQQPVQQQPPSQKVQQPVQPQPPSQWVQQPVQQQPPSQWVQQPVQQQPPSQKVQQPVQQQPPSQWLQQPVQQQPPSQWLQQPVQQQPPSQWLQQPVQQQPPSQWLQQPVQQQPPSQWLQQPVQQQPPNQQFPLQKPVAQTEPIDKCTVADYDQIPCGQPGISGAECNAINCCFDGQQCFYGRAVTVQCIRDGQFVVVVARDVTVPQLSLDSVRLLGGSDPPCAPVDSTPSFAIYQFPVTACGTSMMDDSGYVVYENRMTSSYEVGVGPLGSITRDSHFELLFQCRYSGTSVEALVVEVNSVPPPPPVAAPGPLRVELRLANGQCVTKGCAEGDEAYTSYYSDADYPVTKVLREPVYVEVHIMERTDPNIVLMLGHCWATSTSSPLSLPQWDLLIDGCPYQDDRYLTTLVPVTGSSGVQFPTHYKRFVVKMFTFVDPTSLAPLQETIFIHCSTAVCHPSSGSCEQSCTRKRRDTRVEALASQQTVVSSGEVTVVM, translated from the exons ATGGCTGTAAGTTTGTTGTTGGCTGAGCTTTTAGCACTTTGTGCTCTCTGTTTTGCTGTTCCTCAGTGGAGTAATTTGCCCCAGAGTTCTCAAGCTCTGATGCTTCAAAATGCTAACCAGCAGGTtaagcagccggttcaacaACAGCCAGCCAGCCAGAAGGTTCAGCAGCCAGTTCAAcaacagccacccagccagtggcttcagcagccagttcaacagcagccacccagccagaaGGTTCAGCAGCCAGTGCAACcacagccacccagccagtgggttcaGCAGCCGGTTCAGcaacagccacccagccagtgggttcaGCAGCCGGTTCAGcaacagccacccagccagAAGGTTCAGCAGCCAGTGCAAcaacagccacccagccagtggcTTCAGCAGCCGGTTCAGcaacagccacccagccagtggcTTCAGCAGCCGGTTCAGcaacagccacccagccagtggcTTCAGCAGCCGGTTCAGcaacagccacccagccagtggcTTCAGCAGCCGGTTCAGcaacagccacccagccagtggcTTCAGCAGCCGGTTCAACAACAGCCACCTAACCAGCAGTTTCCACTTCAGAAGCCGGTGGCACAGACAGAGCCCATTGATAAGTGTACTGTAGCTGATTATGATCAGATCCCATGTGGACAACCTGGGATCAGTGGTGCTGAGTGTAACGCTATCAACTGCTGCTTTGATGGACAGCAGTGCTTCTATGGAAGAGCAG TGACTGTCCAGTGTATTCGAGATGGTCAGTTTGTGGTAGTGGTGGCTAGAGATGTTACTGTGCCTCAACTGAGTCTGGATTCGGTTCGTCTGCTGGGTGGAAGTGACCCACCTTGCGCTCCTGTGGATTCCACACCTTCCTTTGCTATATACCAGTTCCCTGTGACCGCATGCGGCACGAGTATGATG GATGACAGTGGATATGTGGTGTATGAGAACAGAATGACCTCCTCATACGAAGTTGGCGTTGGACCACTTGGATCCATCACGAGGGACAGTCACTTTGA GCTTCTCTTTCAGTGCAGATACTCTGGAACATCTGTGGAAGCTCTGGTTGTGGAGGTCAATTCtgttcctccacctccaccagtAGCTGCTCCTGGACCTCTCAGGGTGGAGCTCAGACTGGCCAATGGCCAGTGTGTCACCAAGGGCTGTGCTGAAG GGGATGAGGCCTACACGTCCTACTACAGTGACGCTGATTATCCCGTCACAAAAGTCCTGCGGGAGCCTGTGTATGTTGAAGTGCACATTATGGAGAGGACTGACCCCAACATTGTCCTGATGCTGGGACATTGCTGGGCGACCTCCACCTCCAGTCCACTCAGTCTGCCCCAGTGGGACCTTCTGATTGATGG ATGCCCTTACCAGGATGACCGTTATCTGACCACGCTGGTTCCAGTAACTGGATCATCTGGTGTGCAGTTCCCGACCCACTACAAGCGCTTTGTTGTGAAGATGTTTACGTTTGTAGATCCAACCTCACTGGCTCCACTGCAGGAAACG ATCTTCATCCACTGCAGTACAGCGGTGTGCCATCCGTCTTCTGGCTCTTGTGAGCAAAGCTGCACCAGGAAAC GAAGAGACACCCGTGTCGAGGCTCTCGCTAGTCAGCAGACTGTGGTTTCTAGTGGAGAAGTTACTGTGGTCATGTGA
- the LOC122324577 gene encoding zona pellucida sperm-binding protein 4-like, whose amino-acid sequence MALNLLLFRILALSALCHAVPQWSNLPQSSQAVMPVQQPPSQWVQQLIQQPLSQKVQQPVQQQPPSQKVQQPVQQQPPSQWLQQPVQQQPPSQKVQQPVQQQPPSQKVQQPVQQQPPSQWLQQPVQQQPPSQWLQQPVQQQPPSQWLQQPVQQQPPSQWLQQPVQQQPPSQWLQQPVQQQPPSQWLQQPVQQPNQQFPLQKPVAQTEPIDKCTVADYDQIPCGQPGISGAECTAINCCFDGQQCFYGRAVTVQCIRDGQFVVVVARDVTVPQLSLDSVRLLGGSDPPCAPVDSTPSFAIYQFPVTACGTSMMEDSGYVVYENRMTSSYEVGVGPLGSITRDSHFELLFQCRYSGTSVEALVVEVNSVPPPPPVAAPGPLRVELRLANGQCVTKGCAEGDEAYTSYYSDADYPVTKVLREPVYVEVHIMERTDPNIVLMLGHCWATSTSSPLSLPQWDLLIDGCPYQDDRYLTTLVPVTGSSGVQFPTHYKRFVVKMFTFVDPTSLAPLQETIFIHCSTEVCHPSSGSCEQSCTRKRRDTRVKALASQQTVVSSGEVTLVM is encoded by the exons ATGGCTCtaaatttgttgttgtttaggaTTTTAGCACTGTCTGCTCTTTGTCATGCGGTTCCTCAGTGGAGTAATCTACCCCAGAGTTCTCAAGCTGTGATGCCAGTACAACAACCACCCAGTCAGTGGGTTCAGCAGCTGATTCAACAACCACTCAGTCAGAAGGTTCAGCAGCCGGTTCAAcaacagccacccagccagAAGGTTCAGCAGCCGGTTCAACAACAGCCACCGAGCCAGTGGCTTCAGCAGCCGGTTCAAcaacagccacccagccagAAGGTTCAGCAGCCGGTTCAAcaacagccacccagccagAAGGTTCAGCAGCCGGTTCAACAACAGCCACCGAGCCAGTGGCTTCAGCAGCCGGTTCAACAACAGCCACCGAGCCAGTGGCTTCAGCAGCCGGTTCAACAACAGCCACCGAGCCAGTGGCTTCAGCAGCCGGTTCAACAACAGCCACCGAGCCAGTGGCTTCAGCAGCCGGTTCAACAACAGCCACCGAGCCAGTGGCTTCAGCAGCCGGTTCAACAACAGCCACCGAGCCAGTGGCTTCAGCAGCCGGTTCAACAACCTAACCAGCAGTTTCCCCTTCAGAAGCCAGTGGCACAGACAGAGCCCATTGATAAGTGTACTGTAGCTGATTATGATCAGATCCCATGTGGACAACCTGGGATCAGTGGTGCCGAGTGTACCGCTATCAACTGCTGCTTTGATGGACAGCAGTGCTTCTATGGAAGAGCAG TGACTGTCCAGTGTATTCGAGATGGTCAGTTTGTGGTAGTGGTGGCTAGAGATGTTACTGTGCCTCAACTGAGTCTGGATTCGGTTCGTCTACTGGGTGGAAGTGACCCGCCTTGTGCTCCTGTGGATTCCACACCTTCCTTTGCTATATACCAGTTCCCTGTGACTGCATGCGGCACGAGTATGATG GAGGACAGTGGATATGTGGTGTATGAGAACAGAATGACCTCCTCATACGAAGTTGGCGTTGGACCACTTGGATCCATCACGAGGGACAGTCACTTTGA GCTTCTCTTCCAGTGCAGATACTCTGGAACATCTGTGGAAGCTCTGGTTGTGGAGGTCAATTCtgttcctccacctccaccagtAGCTGCTCCTGGACCTCTCAGGGTAGAGCTCAGACTGGCCAATGGCCAGTGTGTCACCAAGGGCTGTGCTGAAG GGGATGAGGCCTACACGTCCTACTACAGTGACGCTGATTATCCCGTCACAAAAGTCCTGCGGGAGCCTGTGTATGTTGAAGTGCACATTATGGAAAGGACTGACCCCAACATTGTCCTGATGCTGGGACATTGCTGGGCGACCTCCACCTCCAGTCCACTCAGTCTGCCCCAGTGGGACCTTCTGATTGATGG ATGCCCTTACCAGGATGACCGTTATCTGACCACATTGGTTCCAGTAACTGGATCATCTGGTGTGCAGTTCCCGACCCACTACAAGCGCTTTGTTGTGAAGATGTTTACGTTTGTAGATCCAACCTCATTGGCTCCTCTGCAGGAAACG ATCTTCATCCACTGCAGTACAGAGGTGTGCCATCCGTCTTCTGGCTCTTGTGAGCAAAGCTGCACCAGGAAAc GAAGAGACACCCGTGTCAAGGCCCTCGCTAGTCAGCAGACTGTGGTTTCTAGTGGAGAAGTTACTCTGGTCATGTGA